CCGGCAGGTCGCCCGCCGTAGGGCATTTGCCCTGGCCCGCGGCCGGTAACCTCACCTGGTGGCGACGGGCACGCGCATCTTCGTGGCCCGGCTCGCCGGCGTCGCGGTGTTCGACCCCAACGGCGACCCGGTCGGCCGGGTTCGCGACGTGGTCGTGGTCTTCCGTACGGCGCCGCTGCCGCCGCGGGTCCTGGGGCTGGTGGTCGAGATCCAGCACCGCCGCCGCATCTTCGTCCCGATCGGGCGGATGACCTCGGCCGAGCCGGACGCGGTCGTGCTCACCACCGGGTCGGTCAACCTGCGCCGGTTCGAGCAGCGGACGGGCGAGGCGCTCGTGCTCGGCGGGCTGCTGGACCGCAGCGCCACGGTGCGGGAGGACGGCGCCCGCGTCACCGTGGTCGACGCGGCGATGGAGCAGACCCGGACCCGGGACTGGGTGCTGACCCGGCTCGCCGTCCGCGACACCGGCCCCCGGCTGTCCCGCCGTCGCGGCCAGGTCCGGCAGCTGGAGTGGGCCGACATCGAGGGGCTGGACCCGGCGCCGGAGGCCGGGCAGGGCGCCGACGCGCTGCTGGACGTGCTGTCCACGGCCCGGCCCGCGGACCTGGCCAGCATGCTGCAGGACCTCTCGCCCAAGCGCCGGCACGAGATCGCGGCCGCTCTGGACGACGGGCGCCTGGCCGACGTGCTCGGCGAGCTGCCTGAGGACGCGCAGGTCAAGATCCTCGCCTCGCTGGCCGACGAGCGGGCCGCGGACGTGCTGGAGGAGATGGACCCGGACGACGCCGCCGACCTGCTCAACGAGCTGCCCGACGCCGAGCGGGAGCGGCTGATCCAGCTGATGGAGCCGGGCGAGGCCGCGCCGGTCCGGCGGCTGCTGCGCTACAGCGACGACACCGCCGGCGGCCTGATGACCTCGGAACCGATCATCCTGTCCCCGGACGCGACGATCGCCGAGGCGCTGGCCCGGGTCCGCAACCCGGACGTCAGCGCGGCGCTGGCCACCCAGGTGTACGTCTGCCGGCCGCCGTCGCAGACCCCGACCGGCCGCTACCTCGGCGTCGCGCACGTCCAGCGGCTACTCCGGGAGCCGCCGTCCGCGCTGGTCAGCGGCGTCGTCGACGACGATCTGGAGCCGCTGCGGCCGGAGACCGAGCTGGCCCGGGTGACCCGCTACCTGGCCACGTACGACCTGGTGGCGGCGGCCGTGGTGGACGAGACCGACCGGCTCGTCGGCGCGGTCACCGTGGACGACGTGCTGGACCACCTGCTGCCGGAGGACTGGCGGGAGCGGGACGTCGATGGCTGAGCCGCGGCTGGACCAGCCCAAGGGCGCCCGCCGGACCGGGCCCCGCTACGACACCGAGGCGTTCGGCCGGTTCGCCGAGACGATCGCCCGGTTCATCGGCACCGCTCGC
This DNA window, taken from Mycobacteriales bacterium, encodes the following:
- a CDS encoding CBS domain-containing protein; protein product: MATGTRIFVARLAGVAVFDPNGDPVGRVRDVVVVFRTAPLPPRVLGLVVEIQHRRRIFVPIGRMTSAEPDAVVLTTGSVNLRRFEQRTGEALVLGGLLDRSATVREDGARVTVVDAAMEQTRTRDWVLTRLAVRDTGPRLSRRRGQVRQLEWADIEGLDPAPEAGQGADALLDVLSTARPADLASMLQDLSPKRRHEIAAALDDGRLADVLGELPEDAQVKILASLADERAADVLEEMDPDDAADLLNELPDAERERLIQLMEPGEAAPVRRLLRYSDDTAGGLMTSEPIILSPDATIAEALARVRNPDVSAALATQVYVCRPPSQTPTGRYLGVAHVQRLLREPPSALVSGVVDDDLEPLRPETELARVTRYLATYDLVAAAVVDETDRLVGAVTVDDVLDHLLPEDWRERDVDG